The Candidatus Koribacter versatilis Ellin345 genome has a segment encoding these proteins:
- a CDS encoding glycosyltransferase — protein MVLIGFVARVLYIWLAHTYKFRANDENFSFGWEIGRIAQSIATGHGFSSPFYGDTGPTAWAAPVYPYIVAGAFKIFGLYTRSASFALLTFNSFFSALTAWTVYRIAQRMFNETVAVWSGWLWVFLPNLAYWGVRMVWETSLSTFLLTALILLTLKMEGDDRFGRWIFWGALWGFVALTNTSICSFTPFAGLWLVYKLHQQRKSWFLPALASAIVFFAVLSPWLIRNDRVFHKPFLLRGNFGVELHCGNNDMAEGLWVALAHPTQGIPVYQRYKAMGEVAYVAQTQKDTVAWIKAHKERFAVLTFRRFVYFWSGPPRISKVFYEEELKNAGYLATACLGWWGCFLALKKRIHAAGLFACLLIFYPAVYYITFPNPRYRHPLDPVTLILGVFLVSQTRPDTEDTTVPESLATTEPQSPVFHTLSIIIPVYNERRTVMQLLNAVARQPIGELHKEMVIVDDFSTDGTREFLQEMDLPSLFGKQGITVKVVLHEMNKGKGAGVRTALEHCTGELVLMQDADLEYDPADYPALLKPLLDGHADAVFGNRFHYGSHRVPRFYRFVLNRVFSITCNMLTGLALNDVTACYKVLTRDLFNRLNLKSDRFSFETELTVKLAKLKARIYEVPIVYHGRTYAEGKKINWTDGVAAFYHLIRFQLKD, from the coding sequence ATGGTGCTAATCGGCTTTGTCGCTCGTGTGCTCTACATCTGGCTAGCGCACACCTACAAGTTCCGCGCCAACGACGAAAATTTTTCGTTCGGCTGGGAGATCGGCCGCATCGCCCAATCCATCGCGACCGGCCACGGATTCTCCTCACCGTTTTACGGCGATACCGGGCCCACCGCCTGGGCCGCGCCGGTGTATCCGTACATCGTTGCCGGCGCTTTCAAGATTTTCGGTCTCTACACGCGCTCCGCGTCCTTCGCGCTGCTGACCTTCAACAGCTTTTTCTCCGCCCTCACCGCGTGGACGGTCTACCGCATCGCCCAGCGGATGTTCAACGAGACCGTTGCCGTGTGGTCAGGTTGGCTCTGGGTCTTCCTGCCGAACCTCGCCTACTGGGGCGTACGCATGGTGTGGGAGACAAGTCTTTCGACCTTCCTGCTCACCGCGCTCATTCTGCTCACGCTCAAGATGGAAGGCGACGATCGCTTCGGCCGCTGGATTTTCTGGGGCGCACTCTGGGGATTCGTCGCACTCACAAACACATCCATCTGCTCGTTCACTCCATTTGCCGGATTATGGCTCGTCTACAAATTGCATCAGCAACGGAAGTCGTGGTTCCTGCCGGCGCTTGCCAGCGCGATCGTCTTCTTCGCCGTGCTCTCGCCCTGGCTGATACGCAACGATCGCGTCTTCCACAAACCGTTCCTACTGCGCGGAAACTTCGGTGTCGAGTTACATTGCGGCAACAACGACATGGCTGAAGGCCTCTGGGTCGCCCTCGCGCATCCCACGCAAGGCATCCCGGTCTATCAGCGTTACAAAGCCATGGGTGAAGTCGCCTACGTTGCGCAGACCCAGAAAGACACGGTCGCCTGGATCAAAGCGCACAAAGAAAGATTCGCGGTGCTGACCTTCCGCCGCTTCGTCTATTTCTGGAGCGGACCCCCGCGTATCTCAAAAGTTTTTTACGAAGAAGAATTGAAAAATGCGGGCTATCTCGCGACGGCATGCCTCGGATGGTGGGGCTGTTTTCTCGCGCTCAAGAAGCGCATTCACGCCGCCGGGCTCTTCGCCTGTCTTCTGATTTTCTACCCGGCGGTTTACTATATTACTTTCCCGAATCCGCGCTACCGGCATCCGCTTGATCCGGTCACTCTGATCCTGGGGGTCTTCTTGGTTTCACAAACTCGGCCGGATACCGAGGACACAACTGTGCCCGAATCGCTGGCTACAACCGAGCCTCAATCGCCGGTGTTCCACACGCTGTCCATCATCATCCCTGTCTACAACGAGCGCCGCACTGTGATGCAGCTGCTCAACGCAGTCGCACGCCAGCCCATCGGCGAACTGCACAAAGAGATGGTGATCGTGGATGATTTCTCCACCGACGGCACCCGTGAGTTCCTCCAGGAGATGGATCTTCCCTCACTTTTCGGCAAGCAAGGCATCACGGTCAAGGTGGTTCTGCATGAAATGAACAAGGGAAAGGGCGCCGGCGTTCGCACCGCCCTCGAACATTGCACCGGCGAACTCGTTCTCATGCAGGATGCCGACCTCGAATACGATCCGGCCGACTACCCGGCCCTGCTCAAGCCCTTGCTGGACGGTCATGCCGACGCCGTCTTCGGCAACCGCTTCCACTACGGATCGCATCGCGTTCCGCGTTTCTACCGCTTCGTTCTGAATCGTGTCTTCTCCATCACCTGCAACATGCTCACTGGCCTCGCGCTCAACGACGTCACCGCCTGCTACAAGGTCCTGACTCGCGATCTGTTCAATCGCCTTAACCTGAAGAGCGATCGTTTCAGCTTCGAAACCGAACTCACGGTGAAACTCGCGAAGCTCAAAGCGCGCATCTACGAGGTCCCCATCGTCTATCACGGCCGTACTTATGCCGAGGGTAAGAAGATCAATTGGACCGATGGCGTGGCAGCGTTTTACCACCTGATTCGCTTCCAGCTCAAAGACTAG
- a CDS encoding DUF4097 family beta strand repeat-containing protein translates to MFQWRRKTALAAASLLVVLASALSAAAAQFRDEFHKTYPASPNINVSLSNINGSVEITAWDRNEVQLDAVKTANTQEKLNEAEIRVDASNDRIHIETHYPEHRTNNNPANVEYQLHVPRSARLDKIDLVNGKLDIDGVKGEVHGASVNGAISARGLTGDVELSTVNGSVSSELVDLNSARRVKLSSVNGHVELAMPKDANAHLSASTVSGSISSDFQLPIHKGWVGSDLDTTLGSGTTRVELSNVNGSIKIHGGNAGI, encoded by the coding sequence ATGTTTCAATGGCGCCGTAAGACAGCCCTCGCTGCTGCCTCGCTGCTCGTCGTGCTCGCATCTGCCCTGTCCGCCGCGGCGGCGCAGTTTCGCGATGAATTTCACAAGACCTATCCCGCTTCACCCAACATCAACGTTTCCTTGAGCAATATCAACGGCTCCGTTGAGATCACGGCCTGGGACCGCAACGAGGTCCAGCTCGACGCTGTAAAGACCGCGAACACGCAAGAGAAGCTCAACGAAGCTGAGATTCGCGTGGATGCCTCCAACGACCGCATTCATATCGAGACGCATTATCCCGAACATCGCACCAACAACAATCCAGCAAACGTCGAGTATCAACTCCACGTCCCGCGCAGCGCGCGCCTCGACAAGATTGATCTCGTCAACGGCAAGCTCGACATTGATGGTGTGAAGGGCGAAGTGCACGGCGCGTCCGTAAATGGCGCCATCTCAGCCCGCGGACTCACCGGTGACGTGGAACTTTCAACCGTAAACGGCAGCGTCTCGAGCGAACTCGTAGACCTGAACTCCGCACGCCGCGTAAAGCTCTCGAGCGTGAACGGTCACGTCGAACTCGCGATGCCGAAAGATGCCAATGCGCACCTCAGTGCCAGCACCGTGAGTGGCAGCATCTCGAGTGACTTTCAATTACCTATTCACAAAGGTTGGGTAGGATCGGATCTCGATACGACGCTCGGCTCGGGTACGACCCGCGTTGAGCTCAGCAATGTAAACGGAAGTATCAAAATCCACGGCGGGAACGCCGGCATCTAA
- a CDS encoding M20/M25/M40 family metallo-hydrolase, translating into MSFDVVALTRKLIDVESITGNEAPVGELLVRELSALGYQVSRMPVEEERFNVWATSPGHQRPKVVFSTHMDVVPPWIPSSEDEKNIYGRGACDAKGIIAAQIDAAEKLRTKGIHAGLLFVVGEERDSTGAYVANSHAPGSKFLINGEPTDNRIGVASKGALRVNVIAEGKMAHSAYPELGESAIEKLLNALERLRKMPLPENPEVGPCTVNIGVIEGGRAPNVIPDQASAQLLFRLVGPSEQLRKDIETAIAPDAHCEYALEIPFVKLRTVPDIPTMTAKFTTDIPRLSNWGEPVLLGPGSIHVAHTPREFLSKQELFEAVELYVKVAEFFNAQPGA; encoded by the coding sequence ATGTCTTTTGACGTCGTCGCCCTCACCCGAAAACTAATTGACGTGGAATCAATTACCGGGAACGAAGCACCGGTGGGTGAGCTCCTGGTTCGCGAACTATCGGCACTCGGCTACCAAGTCTCGCGAATGCCGGTCGAAGAAGAACGTTTTAACGTCTGGGCAACCTCTCCCGGTCACCAACGTCCTAAGGTCGTCTTTTCGACGCACATGGACGTGGTTCCTCCATGGATTCCCTCGTCCGAGGACGAGAAGAACATCTACGGCCGCGGAGCTTGCGATGCCAAGGGCATCATCGCCGCGCAAATCGACGCCGCTGAGAAGTTGCGCACCAAAGGCATTCACGCCGGACTACTGTTCGTCGTCGGCGAAGAACGCGACAGCACCGGCGCCTACGTCGCCAATTCACACGCGCCGGGTTCGAAGTTCCTCATCAACGGCGAGCCCACCGACAATCGCATCGGTGTCGCCTCTAAAGGCGCGCTGCGTGTGAACGTAATTGCGGAAGGAAAAATGGCGCACTCGGCCTATCCGGAGCTTGGAGAATCCGCGATCGAAAAGTTGCTGAATGCGCTTGAACGCCTACGCAAAATGCCGCTTCCAGAAAACCCTGAGGTCGGTCCATGCACGGTAAACATCGGCGTGATCGAAGGCGGCCGCGCACCAAATGTCATTCCCGACCAAGCCAGCGCCCAGCTGCTCTTTCGCCTGGTCGGCCCGTCTGAACAACTGCGTAAAGACATCGAAACCGCTATCGCCCCCGATGCCCACTGCGAATACGCGCTTGAGATTCCTTTTGTGAAACTGCGCACAGTTCCCGACATTCCGACCATGACGGCAAAGTTCACCACTGACATCCCGCGCTTGAGCAACTGGGGCGAGCCCGTTCTGCTCGGCCCCGGCTCGATCCATGTCGCACATACTCCACGCGAGTTCCTGAGCAAGCAGGAACTGTTTGAGGCCGTGGAGCTCTATGTGAAAGTCGCCGAATTTTTCAACGCGCAACCTGGCGCGTAA
- the sixA gene encoding phosphohistidine phosphatase SixA: MIIYFMRHANAGEKRADPIKDEKRPLDKDGVLQCRYVGALLSALDVQVDQVITSPLKRATQTASLVGNEIGFDARLQISDSLRPSATFEDFRALLNACAKHEAIMVVGHNPNLTEFVSQVVTNGGSRKSIELKKGSVARVDFSPKRSVLNWMITPKLARALYGSAHSKSLPKTSRK; encoded by the coding sequence ATGATCATCTACTTCATGCGTCATGCGAACGCCGGCGAAAAGCGCGCCGATCCCATCAAAGACGAAAAGCGCCCACTCGATAAAGACGGCGTTCTCCAGTGCCGTTACGTCGGCGCACTGCTCTCCGCCCTCGATGTCCAGGTGGACCAGGTCATCACCAGCCCGTTGAAGCGCGCCACCCAGACCGCATCGCTCGTGGGCAACGAAATTGGCTTCGACGCCCGCCTCCAGATCAGCGACTCCCTCCGGCCTTCCGCAACCTTCGAGGACTTCCGCGCGCTCCTCAATGCCTGCGCAAAACACGAAGCCATCATGGTTGTCGGCCACAATCCCAATCTGACCGAGTTCGTCAGCCAGGTCGTCACCAACGGCGGCTCACGCAAATCGATTGAATTGAAAAAAGGCAGCGTCGCTCGTGTGGACTTCAGCCCCAAGCGTTCCGTCTTGAACTGGATGATTACACCGAAGCTCGCGCGCGCTCTCTACGGTTCCGCGCACAGCAAATCCCTGCCAAAAACTTCGCGGAAGTAA
- a CDS encoding 4Fe-4S dicluster domain-containing protein: MAHVIVDTCEKDMLCIDSCPSNAIHPLKEETEWEAASQLYINPEECMDCGACISTCPTNSIYLAEEVPADKAEFVAKNAAYYGK, from the coding sequence ATGGCACACGTGATCGTCGACACCTGCGAAAAGGACATGCTCTGCATCGATTCCTGTCCGAGCAATGCTATCCACCCACTAAAGGAAGAAACCGAGTGGGAGGCCGCTTCGCAGCTTTATATCAACCCCGAAGAGTGCATGGACTGCGGCGCCTGCATTTCGACCTGCCCGACCAATTCGATTTACCTGGCGGAAGAAGTTCCGGCGGATAAGGCCGAGTTTGTGGCGAAAAACGCCGCCTATTACGGAAAGTAA
- a CDS encoding alpha/beta hydrolase: MTTHSTPNAQIRSFFLEGPAGRLEALLNAGKPDAQFAAVVCHPHPLYGGTMHNKVVYNAMKALRGFGFPVLRFNFRGTELSEGEHDYGAGERQDVQTALEWLKHEFSLPLIFAGFSFGAAVGLRAACPDPDVKALISLGTPVAAEGRSYTYEFLNECAKPKLFVSGDRDQFGPAERLYEVTAAAAEPKRFVLIHGADHFFAGQLESMKSAIEFWVRDTLLQPQRQ, from the coding sequence ATGACGACCCATTCCACCCCAAATGCGCAAATCCGTTCGTTCTTTCTCGAAGGGCCGGCAGGGCGTCTGGAAGCGCTGCTGAACGCAGGCAAGCCGGATGCGCAATTCGCGGCGGTAGTGTGCCATCCGCACCCGTTGTACGGCGGCACCATGCACAACAAGGTGGTGTACAACGCCATGAAGGCGCTGCGCGGTTTCGGATTCCCAGTGCTGCGTTTCAACTTTCGAGGGACCGAACTGAGCGAGGGCGAACACGATTACGGCGCAGGTGAGCGCCAGGATGTCCAGACGGCCCTCGAGTGGCTGAAGCACGAATTTTCGTTGCCCCTGATCTTTGCGGGGTTTTCTTTTGGCGCTGCGGTTGGTTTGCGGGCTGCCTGTCCTGATCCGGATGTGAAAGCGTTGATCTCGCTGGGAACACCGGTGGCAGCAGAAGGACGTTCGTACACCTATGAGTTCCTCAATGAGTGCGCGAAGCCAAAATTGTTTGTTAGCGGAGACCGCGATCAGTTTGGGCCTGCGGAAAGGCTGTACGAAGTGACCGCAGCCGCGGCAGAGCCGAAAAGGTTCGTGCTCATCCATGGCGCCGATCATTTCTTTGCCGGACAACTGGAAAGCATGAAGTCGGCGATTGAGTTCTGGGTGCGCGATACGCTCCTACAACCTCAGCGTCAGTAA
- the ppk1 gene encoding polyphosphate kinase 1: MSTSLARSTNYLNRELSWLQFNSRVLEEAEDANNPLLERVKFLAITASNLDEFFEIRVASLLQRIEDGYADSAPDGLTPAMERDRLAGVLQEFGAGQYRCWNQALRPQLAEHGVRVLSLEELDGPAREFVEHYCLQELDPLLTPVTVDPAHPFPRVINKALCQALLLRRRRRAAESYMGVVTVPRALPRLIKLPSQGATDDYISLADLVALHTARLYRGYDIVAQGAFRITRNSNLYVQEEDTRNLLESVRTELHNRRRGDAVRLEIEADAGEEITQRLREIFELDEWQIFKAHGPVNLSRLSHLYSETDRPDLKFKPFVAREWALPKGSNDVFEAIRQRDVLLHHPFDSYTPVVSFIEAAAEDPRVLSIKQTLYRTNEKSPIIDALVEAAQSKEVTTVIEVKARFDEASNIRWARTLEDAGVQVFHGLVGLKTHCKLALIARKDPDGVIRRYAHLGTGNYNSITAQFYTDVSLMTASEEITAAVHRVFNFLTAYSEQSSYEPLLVAPLEMAERIAGLIRREADYAREKKPARIIAKMNSLLDKDVIQELYEASRAGVQIDLIVRGICTLRPGVRGLSDNIRVRSIVGRFLEHSRIFYFENGGNNEIYLGSADWMPRNLYERVETLFPLRDALLKDRVRQEILAPYLADTSKARVLHADGSYAFHHPRGKNVQPFSAQDFLIAVAEGKKSIDAIPTVPEHKPVRRTRSRARAR; the protein is encoded by the coding sequence GTGAGCACATCCCTGGCAAGATCGACGAACTACCTGAACCGCGAACTCTCGTGGCTCCAGTTCAATTCTCGCGTTCTCGAAGAAGCTGAAGACGCGAACAATCCCCTGCTGGAGCGGGTAAAGTTTCTCGCCATTACCGCCAGCAACCTCGACGAGTTCTTTGAGATTCGCGTTGCCAGCTTGCTGCAGCGGATTGAAGACGGCTATGCCGATTCCGCCCCCGATGGCCTCACGCCCGCGATGGAGCGCGACCGCCTCGCCGGCGTACTTCAGGAATTCGGCGCCGGCCAATATCGGTGCTGGAACCAGGCGCTGCGCCCGCAACTCGCGGAGCATGGCGTCCGGGTGCTCTCCTTAGAGGAACTCGATGGCCCGGCCCGCGAATTCGTAGAGCACTATTGCCTTCAGGAACTCGATCCCCTACTTACACCCGTGACCGTCGATCCCGCGCATCCGTTCCCGCGCGTCATCAACAAAGCGCTCTGCCAGGCGCTCCTGTTACGCCGCCGTCGTCGCGCCGCCGAGTCCTACATGGGCGTCGTTACCGTGCCGCGCGCGCTACCGCGCCTGATCAAACTTCCCAGTCAGGGTGCAACTGACGACTACATCTCCCTCGCCGATCTCGTTGCCCTTCACACTGCCAGGCTCTACCGCGGGTACGACATCGTTGCCCAGGGTGCGTTCCGCATCACGCGCAACAGCAACCTCTACGTGCAGGAAGAAGATACCCGCAATCTCCTTGAATCCGTCCGCACCGAACTGCACAATCGCCGGCGCGGTGACGCCGTCCGCCTCGAAATCGAAGCCGACGCCGGCGAAGAGATCACTCAGCGCCTTCGCGAGATATTTGAACTCGATGAATGGCAGATCTTCAAGGCCCACGGCCCGGTGAATCTCTCGCGTCTCTCGCACCTCTACAGCGAGACCGACCGGCCCGATCTAAAGTTCAAGCCGTTCGTTGCCCGCGAATGGGCATTGCCCAAAGGCTCCAACGACGTCTTCGAGGCCATCCGCCAGCGCGACGTCCTACTGCATCACCCGTTCGATTCCTATACACCGGTTGTTTCCTTCATCGAAGCCGCAGCGGAAGACCCGCGCGTGCTCTCGATCAAGCAGACACTCTACCGAACCAACGAGAAGTCGCCGATCATCGACGCCCTCGTCGAAGCTGCCCAGAGTAAAGAAGTCACCACCGTCATCGAGGTGAAGGCCCGCTTCGATGAAGCCTCCAACATCCGCTGGGCCCGCACCCTTGAAGACGCCGGTGTCCAGGTCTTCCACGGTCTCGTTGGCCTCAAGACACATTGCAAGCTCGCGCTCATCGCTCGCAAAGATCCCGACGGCGTCATTCGCCGCTATGCGCACCTCGGTACCGGCAACTACAACTCGATCACAGCGCAGTTCTACACCGACGTCAGCTTGATGACAGCGAGCGAAGAAATCACTGCCGCCGTGCACCGTGTCTTCAATTTCCTCACGGCGTACTCCGAGCAATCCAGTTACGAACCGCTGCTCGTCGCTCCGCTTGAAATGGCCGAGCGTATTGCCGGTCTCATTCGCCGCGAAGCCGATTACGCCCGCGAGAAAAAGCCCGCCCGCATCATCGCCAAGATGAATTCGCTCCTCGATAAAGACGTCATCCAGGAGCTCTACGAAGCGTCGCGTGCCGGCGTACAAATTGATTTGATCGTGCGTGGCATCTGCACGTTGCGCCCTGGCGTCCGCGGACTGAGCGACAACATTCGCGTCCGCAGCATCGTAGGCCGCTTCCTCGAACACAGCCGCATCTTCTACTTCGAGAATGGTGGCAACAACGAAATCTATCTCGGCAGCGCCGACTGGATGCCGCGCAACCTCTACGAGCGCGTCGAAACACTTTTCCCGTTACGCGACGCGTTGCTCAAAGATAGGGTGCGCCAGGAGATTCTTGCGCCATACTTGGCGGATACTTCGAAGGCTCGCGTGCTCCACGCCGACGGCAGCTATGCTTTCCACCATCCGCGCGGAAAGAATGTTCAACCCTTCAGCGCGCAAGACTTCCTGATCGCGGTCGCAGAAGGGAAAAAGAGCATTGACGCAATTCCGACGGTGCCCGAGCATAAACCGGTTCGGCGAACTCGCAGCCGCGCCCGCGCCAGGTAA